The following proteins come from a genomic window of Crassostrea angulata isolate pt1a10 chromosome 1, ASM2561291v2, whole genome shotgun sequence:
- the LOC128161432 gene encoding SET and MYND domain-containing protein 4-like, with the protein MEAIQKAIREEFQKKHEFVKTMEEFSKMKTNEERVKFVLSLPVVQKHIHLEDYDNGKNSEESCHLRTEGNQYFIKKNYSKSLKLYTASVLKAPVTNMNCFDKMETKTETKDLELANAYANRSAAMFHLKDYAACLWNAELAFRFGYPTENHYKLHDRQGKCHRQLQDFIKAKQSFQSALKSLEFSTLDEKKRQNLCKDMQRLIEEVKIEGRNLDLENHMDEEQRQVVNHFHSDLPQIDKSSQNSVFLSASSTVSLRESTEMGRGLMASTDIKVGDIVAVEKPYASVNLPEREQEYCSHCSKRINAPVPCQQCSDVAFCSLQCQEEAWTEYHIIECKIIRHVQNMKSKLGHLAFRMVLKAGFPFLFKERSNFCKDDVSESIGYNGDGCYDSENYHALYTLVNHGDKRTPEDLFNKAVQTVYLLGCLELTTFFKDCQKGQEMDAKCYIGSHILRQIQMLPCNAHEISEILWKPGDPTVTNSIEIGSGAYALLSLINHSCDPSVVRHNYGNICVVRAIKPIKKGEEILDNYGALYPLTIREERRAKLRPQYFFDCNCDACQLELPLYFDIPDDVPVFKCKDCSGPIFISQDKDLAEAECSSCHEKKDLNQTVMKLQEYTNGYHVALEQVLAGVDMQAALEVLLKHLEFLTVHISLPWRDINNCQEAIKQCFATQANSYILP; encoded by the coding sequence ATGGAGGCCATTCAGAAAGCTATTCGTGAGGAATTTCAAAAGAAACATGAATTTGTAAAAACTATGGAGGAATTttccaaaatgaaaacaaatgaagAGAGAGTAAAATTTGTGTTATCCTTGCCTGTGGTCCAAAAACACATTCATCTTGAGGATTATGATAATGGCAAAAATTCAGAAGAATCTTGTCATCTAAGAACTGAAGGAAACCAGTACTTCATAAAGAAGAATTATTCCAAGTCCCTTAAGCTTTATACAGCTAGTGTTTTAAAAGCTCCAGTGACGAATATGAATTGTTTTGACAAAATGGAAACCAAGACTGAGACCAAAGACCTGGAGTTAGCCAATGCTTATGCTAACAGATCAGCTGCCATGTTTCATCTGAAGGACTATGCTGCTTGTTTGTGGAATGCAGAACTGGCTTTCCGATTTGGATATCCCACGGAAAACCATTACAAGTTACATGATCGACAGGGAAAGTGTCATAGACAGCTGCAGGACTTTATTAAAGCAAAACAGTCATTCCAATCAGCTTTAAAGTCCCTGGAGTTTTCAACTCTAGATGAAAAGAAAAGGCAAAATCTATGTAAAGATATGCAACGTCTTATAGAAGAAGTGAAAATTGAAGGCCGTAATTTGGACTTGGAAAATCATATGGATGAGGAGCAGAGGCAGGTCGTAAACCATTTTCACTCAGATCTGCCTCAAATTGACAAAAGTTCCCAAAATTCTGTATTCCTGTCGGCCAGTAGTACAGTCAGTTTAAGGGAGAGCACGGAAATGGGACGTGGACTAATGGCATCCACTGATATTAAAGTGGGAGATATTGTAGCAGTGGAGAAACCGTATGCCTCAGTCAATCTCCCAGAAAGAGAACAAGAGTACTGCAGTCACTGCAGTAAAAGAATCAATGCCCCTGTGCCCTGTCAGCAGTGCAGTGATGTTGCCTTCTGTTCCCTGCAGTGTCAGGAAGAGGCCTGGACAGAATATCACATAATAGAATGTAAAATCATCAGACATGTCcaaaatatgaaatcaaaaCTAGGGCATCTAGCATTTCGTATGGTTTTGAAAGCAGGATTTCCCTTTCTCTTCAAGGAACGAAGCAATTTTTGCAAAGATGACGTGTCAGAGAGTATTGGATATAATGGGGATGGCTGTTATGATTCAGAGAATTATCATGCTCTATACACCTTAGTGAATCATGGAGACAAAAGAACACCTGAGGATCTGTTTAACAAGGCAGTCCAAACTGTCTATTTATTGGGGTGCTTAGAGTTAACTACTTTTTTCAAAGATTGTCAAAAGGGACAAGAAATGGATGCAAAATGTTACATAGGAAGCCACATTTTAAGACAAATACAAATGTTGCCCTGTAATGCCCATGAAATTTCTGAAATCCTCTGGAAGCCAGGGGATCCTACTGTAACAAACAGCATAGAGATAGGATCTGGAGCTTACGCACTTCTCAGCCTCATCAACCATTCTTGTGACCCTTCAGTGGTACGACACAACTATGGCAATATTTGTGTTGTCAGAGCTATAAAGCCCATTAAGAAAGGAGAGGAAATTCTTGACAATTATGGAGCTCTATACCCATTGACCATAAGAGAGGAACGTCGGGCAAAATTACGGCCACAGTACTTCTTTGATTGCAACTGTGATGCTTGTCAGTTAGAACTTcctctttattttgatattccTGATGATGTCCCAGTGTTCAAATGTAAAGACTGCTCTGGACCTATTTTCATTTCTCAAGACAAGGATCTGGCAGAAGCAGAATGTTCAAGTTGTCATGAGAAGAAAGACTTGAATCAAACTGTGATGAAGCTACAGGAATATACAAATGGGTACCATGTAGCATTAGAGCAGGTGCTTGCCGGAGTTGACATGCAGGCAGCATTAGAGGTGTTATTAAAGCACCTGGAATTCCTGACAGTTCACATTTCTTTGCCATGGAGAGACATTAATAACTGTCAAGAGGCAATCAAACAGTGCTTTGCCACGCAAGCCAATTCTTATATCCTTCCATGA